One Cellulomonas sp. Y8 DNA segment encodes these proteins:
- a CDS encoding DUF4956 domain-containing protein, with product MPAAVLFAADLVAIAVLTFALYFPRHRRRDLVVAFLGVNVGVLAVAGALSTSTVGAGLGLGLFGVLSIIRLRSSEIDQREVAYYFAALALGLIGGLGSSLGTLALVLMAMVLVALYVGDHPRLLRGYRQQVVVVDRAFGDHAALVAHLEQLLGAEVHGATVQRLDLVDDTTVVDVRYAALPTGAQGGTGPRARTGATPSERRGGAAPARSAPADDPARAGAALSGAAR from the coding sequence ATGCCTGCCGCCGTCCTGTTCGCCGCCGATCTCGTCGCGATCGCCGTCCTGACCTTCGCCCTGTACTTCCCCCGGCACCGCCGGCGCGACCTCGTCGTCGCGTTCCTCGGCGTCAACGTCGGCGTCCTCGCCGTCGCCGGCGCCCTGTCGACGAGCACCGTCGGCGCGGGGCTCGGGCTCGGCCTGTTCGGCGTCCTGTCGATCATCCGGCTGCGGTCCTCCGAGATCGACCAGCGCGAGGTCGCGTACTACTTCGCGGCCCTGGCGCTCGGGCTGATCGGCGGGCTCGGCTCGTCCCTCGGGACGCTGGCGCTCGTGCTCATGGCGATGGTCCTGGTCGCCCTCTACGTCGGCGACCACCCCCGGCTGCTGCGCGGGTACCGGCAGCAGGTCGTCGTCGTCGACCGGGCGTTCGGCGACCACGCCGCCCTCGTCGCGCACCTCGAGCAGCTGCTCGGCGCGGAGGTGCACGGCGCGACCGTCCAGCGGCTCGACCTCGTCGACGACACCACCGTCGTGGACGTGCGGTACGCCGCGCTGCCCACCGGTGCGCAGGGCGGGACGGGCCCGCGGGCCCGGACGGGGGCGACGCCGTCCGAGCGCCGCGGGGGCGCTGCGCCCGCGCGCTCCGCGCCCGCCGACGACCCGGCGCGGGCCGGGGCGGCGCTGTCCGGGGCCGCACGATGA
- a CDS encoding polyphosphate polymerase domain-containing protein: protein MTGTGPEVADEAVPALDASRVPRTAAGVLPGVTTLDLAGLSHLPAIDLDELQATAALQTRVDRKYVLPLAALPTLVAALPASTRRLVIAGRDDFGYESVYFDTPDLDAFHLAAGRRRRRYKVRTRTYTDTGGCWLEVKTRGPRGTTVKDRREHDVRARDDVGDALGFVVGTLRAHGVDLPPAGDGAEPLLAPTLTTQYRRRTLHLPDGARLTVDTGLAWLGARSVAAVPGHAVVETKSVAGASAADRALWALGHRPSRISKYATGLVVLDPALGGRPWRRTLRRTLAA, encoded by the coding sequence ATGACCGGCACCGGGCCCGAGGTCGCGGACGAAGCCGTGCCCGCCCTGGACGCGTCACGGGTCCCGCGCACCGCGGCCGGCGTCCTGCCCGGCGTCACCACCTTGGACCTCGCCGGCCTCTCGCACCTCCCCGCGATCGACCTCGACGAGCTCCAGGCCACCGCCGCGCTCCAGACGCGGGTCGACCGCAAGTACGTCCTCCCGCTCGCCGCCCTGCCCACGCTCGTCGCCGCCCTGCCGGCCAGCACCCGCCGGCTCGTCATCGCCGGGCGGGACGACTTCGGGTACGAGTCGGTGTACTTCGACACCCCGGACCTCGACGCGTTCCACCTCGCCGCGGGCCGCCGGCGCCGCCGGTACAAGGTCCGCACCCGCACCTACACCGACACCGGCGGCTGCTGGCTCGAGGTCAAGACCCGCGGGCCCCGCGGCACCACCGTCAAGGACCGCCGCGAGCACGACGTCCGCGCCCGCGACGACGTCGGCGACGCGCTCGGCTTCGTCGTCGGCACCCTGCGCGCCCACGGCGTCGACCTGCCGCCCGCCGGGGACGGCGCCGAGCCGCTGCTCGCGCCGACCCTCACCACGCAGTACCGGCGCCGGACCCTGCACCTCCCGGACGGCGCCCGGCTGACCGTCGACACGGGGCTGGCGTGGCTGGGCGCCCGGTCCGTCGCGGCCGTCCCCGGGCACGCCGTCGTCGAGACCAAGAGCGTCGCCGGGGCGTCCGCCGCCGACCGCGCCCTGTGGGCCCTCGGCCACCGGCCCAGCCGCATCTCCAAGTACGCCACCGGGCTGGTCGTCCTCGACCCCGCCCTCGGCGGCCGGCCGTGGCGACGCACCCTGCGCCGCACGCTCGCCGCCTGA
- a CDS encoding carbohydrate-binding domain-containing protein translates to MRRPRHVITALAAPAVLLSLLLTGCTADAVAGTGSGSSEAAGTTSTTVTDVAAGATAEEVLAANADVHEIADAGTATGTITLDGGTATSDAEGVTVDGSVVTITAGGTYTVTGTLDDGQVVVDAGDAVVHLVLDGADLTSSTGSPLVISSAGSAVVELADGSSNALTDAATYADADAEDAPNAALFSTADLTITGGGALTVTGNANDGIASKDGLVIESGRITVDAVDDGIRGKDYLVVSGGTLDVTAGGDGLKSDDDSDASEGFVVLSGGDLTVAADGDGVDAETDVVVTGGTLDVTAGGGSGTEPTDDTSTKGVKGSASVVVGGGTVTVDSSDDAVHSNGIVSITDGDLTLSSGDDGVHADAALDVTGGSVDVRTSYEGLEAEAITLAGGDITVVASDDGINAASSATGSTEDAQGDWAGPGGESAGTASLTITGGTVAVDAGGDGLDANGTLTMSGGTVVVNGPTNDGNGAIDADSTPSVTGGTLVAAGSSGMAMAPGTDGQGWVSATFDSAQAAGTTLAVVDADGTVVATFTPTKPIISLVVSAAGLTAGEQYTVVSGATATGDAVDGYTASGDAAAATEVLTVTAGEHTAGMGGGGQPGGGQGAGGQSGGRPGGNG, encoded by the coding sequence GTGCGCCGACCCCGCCACGTGATCACCGCCCTCGCAGCCCCCGCCGTCCTGCTCAGCCTGCTGCTCACCGGCTGCACCGCCGACGCCGTGGCCGGCACGGGCTCCGGCTCGTCCGAGGCCGCCGGCACGACCAGCACCACCGTCACCGACGTCGCCGCGGGGGCCACCGCAGAGGAGGTGCTCGCCGCGAACGCGGACGTGCACGAGATCGCGGACGCCGGCACCGCCACCGGCACGATCACGCTCGACGGCGGCACCGCCACGTCCGACGCCGAGGGCGTCACGGTCGACGGGTCCGTCGTCACGATCACCGCCGGCGGCACCTACACGGTCACCGGCACCCTCGACGACGGCCAGGTCGTCGTCGACGCCGGCGACGCCGTCGTGCACCTCGTGCTGGACGGCGCGGACCTCACCTCGTCCACCGGCAGCCCGCTCGTGATCAGCAGCGCGGGCTCCGCGGTGGTCGAGCTGGCCGACGGCTCCAGCAACGCGCTGACCGACGCCGCGACCTACGCCGACGCCGATGCCGAGGACGCGCCGAACGCCGCCCTCTTCAGCACCGCGGACCTCACGATCACCGGGGGCGGCGCGCTCACCGTCACCGGCAACGCGAACGACGGCATCGCGTCGAAGGACGGCCTGGTGATCGAGTCCGGGCGGATCACCGTCGACGCCGTGGACGACGGCATCCGCGGCAAGGACTACCTCGTCGTCTCCGGCGGCACCCTCGACGTCACCGCGGGGGGCGACGGCCTGAAGTCGGACGACGACAGCGACGCGTCCGAGGGGTTCGTCGTCCTCTCCGGCGGCGACCTGACCGTCGCGGCCGACGGCGACGGCGTCGACGCCGAGACCGATGTCGTGGTCACCGGCGGCACCCTCGACGTCACCGCGGGCGGCGGCAGCGGCACCGAGCCGACCGACGACACCTCCACCAAGGGCGTCAAGGGCTCGGCGAGCGTCGTCGTCGGCGGCGGCACGGTCACCGTCGACTCCTCGGACGACGCCGTGCACTCCAACGGCATCGTGTCGATCACCGACGGGGACCTGACCCTGTCCAGCGGCGACGACGGCGTGCACGCCGACGCGGCCCTCGACGTCACCGGCGGCTCGGTCGACGTGCGCACCTCGTACGAGGGCCTGGAGGCCGAGGCGATCACCCTCGCCGGCGGGGACATCACCGTCGTGGCCTCGGACGACGGGATCAACGCCGCGAGCAGCGCCACGGGCTCCACCGAGGACGCCCAGGGCGACTGGGCCGGACCCGGCGGCGAGTCCGCGGGGACCGCCAGCCTCACGATCACCGGCGGCACCGTCGCGGTCGACGCGGGTGGCGACGGCCTGGACGCCAACGGCACCCTCACGATGTCCGGCGGCACCGTCGTCGTGAACGGGCCGACGAACGACGGCAACGGCGCGATCGACGCCGACAGCACCCCGTCCGTCACCGGCGGCACCCTCGTCGCCGCGGGCTCCTCCGGCATGGCCATGGCGCCGGGCACCGACGGGCAGGGCTGGGTGTCCGCGACGTTCGACAGCGCGCAGGCCGCGGGCACCACCCTCGCGGTGGTCGACGCCGACGGCACCGTCGTCGCGACCTTCACGCCGACGAAGCCGATCATCTCGCTCGTCGTCTCGGCCGCCGGCCTCACGGCGGGGGAGCAGTACACCGTCGTCTCGGGTGCCACCGCGACCGGCGACGCGGTCGACGGCTACACCGCGTCGGGCGACGCCGCGGCTGCGACCGAGGTGCTCACCGTCACCGCGGGCGAGCACACGGCCGGGATGGGCGGCGGCGGCCAGCCGGGTGGCGGGCAGGGCGCCGGCGGCCAGAGCGGCGGCCGGCCGGGCGGCAACGGCTGA
- the dop gene encoding depupylase/deamidase Dop, whose product MTVRRVMGIETEYGVLQPGRPTANPMLLSSHVVAVHAAARQGGRAKARWDYDDEDPLQDARGFHLQRAAAHPSLLTDDPARPAPSGDGAAPDGAAPGTSADGPQEVARSLVEEYEDPGAANVILTNGARLYVDHAHPEYSSPEVTNPLDAVRWDRAGELVMLASVRALASTPALPDVALYKNNVDGKGATYGTHENFLVERSVPFVDLAARLTPFLVTRQVFTGAGRVGIGQRGEEAGFQLSQRADYMEAEVGLETTLRRPIVNTRDEPHADPDKWRRLHVIIGDANQLEVPTYLKLGTTSLVLWLIERIADGSAADLGRTLDRLALADPVGSVHAVSHDLTLTRRLHLADGRLLTAIEVQQEYLAAVRTALGRAAVGGDGPDAQTADVLARWGSLLDRLATDPASCAREVEWLAKMRLLEGLRRRDHLDWDHPRLAAVDLQWSDVRPERGLYHRLVDAGAVERLVTDEAVRAAVTAPPEDTRAYFRGRTIARFGAHVSAASWDSVVFDVPGAPTLQRVPMRDPLRGTRAHVETLLETSPDVASLLAALGS is encoded by the coding sequence GTGACCGTGCGCCGCGTGATGGGGATCGAGACCGAGTACGGCGTGCTGCAGCCCGGCCGCCCGACCGCCAACCCGATGCTGCTGTCCAGCCACGTCGTCGCCGTGCACGCCGCGGCCCGCCAGGGCGGTCGCGCCAAGGCCCGGTGGGACTACGACGACGAGGACCCCCTGCAGGACGCCCGCGGCTTCCACCTGCAGCGGGCCGCCGCGCACCCGTCCCTGCTCACCGACGACCCCGCCCGCCCGGCCCCCTCCGGTGACGGTGCCGCACCCGACGGCGCCGCCCCCGGCACCTCGGCCGACGGCCCGCAGGAGGTCGCCCGGTCGCTCGTCGAGGAGTACGAGGACCCGGGCGCGGCCAACGTCATCCTCACCAACGGCGCCCGGCTGTACGTCGACCACGCGCACCCCGAGTACTCCTCGCCCGAGGTCACCAACCCCCTGGACGCCGTCCGGTGGGACCGCGCGGGGGAGCTCGTCATGCTCGCCTCCGTCCGCGCGCTGGCGTCCACCCCGGCCCTGCCCGACGTCGCGCTGTACAAGAACAACGTCGACGGCAAGGGCGCCACCTACGGCACCCACGAGAACTTCCTCGTCGAACGGTCCGTCCCCTTCGTCGACCTGGCCGCGCGGCTCACCCCGTTCCTCGTCACCCGGCAGGTCTTCACCGGCGCCGGCCGCGTCGGCATCGGCCAGCGCGGCGAGGAGGCCGGCTTCCAGCTCTCCCAGCGCGCCGACTACATGGAGGCGGAGGTCGGCCTCGAGACCACCCTGCGCCGCCCCATCGTCAACACCCGCGACGAGCCGCACGCCGACCCCGACAAGTGGCGGCGGCTGCACGTCATCATCGGCGACGCCAACCAGCTCGAGGTCCCGACCTACCTCAAGCTCGGCACGACCTCCCTCGTCCTGTGGCTGATCGAGCGCATCGCCGACGGCTCCGCCGCCGACCTCGGCCGCACCCTCGACCGCCTCGCCCTGGCCGACCCCGTGGGCTCCGTCCACGCCGTCAGCCACGACCTCACCCTGACCCGGAGGCTGCACCTCGCCGACGGTCGGCTGCTCACCGCGATCGAGGTCCAGCAGGAGTACCTGGCCGCCGTGCGGACCGCCCTCGGTCGCGCCGCCGTCGGCGGCGACGGCCCCGACGCGCAGACCGCCGACGTCCTCGCCCGGTGGGGCTCCCTGCTCGACCGGCTCGCCACCGACCCGGCGTCGTGCGCCCGCGAGGTCGAGTGGCTCGCCAAGATGCGGCTCCTCGAGGGCCTGCGCCGCCGCGACCACCTCGACTGGGACCACCCGCGCCTCGCCGCCGTCGACCTCCAGTGGTCCGACGTGCGCCCCGAGCGCGGGCTCTACCACCGGCTCGTCGACGCCGGCGCCGTCGAGCGCCTCGTCACCGACGAGGCCGTGCGCGCCGCCGTCACCGCCCCGCCCGAGGACACCCGCGCGTACTTCCGCGGCCGCACCATCGCCCGGTTCGGCGCCCACGTCTCCGCGGCCAGCTGGGACTCCGTCGTCTTCGACGTCCCCGGCGCGCCCACCCTCCAGCGCGTGCCCATGCGGGACCCGCTGCGCGGCACACGGGCCCACGTCGAGACCCTGCTCGAGACCTCCCCGGACGTCGCGAGCCTCCTGGCGGCCCTCGGTTCCTGA
- a CDS encoding ubiquitin-like protein Pup — protein MAGQERARDRREDDEPVDGPDVEQVTAAAQQRDAEVDALLEEIDDVLETNAEQFVRGFVQKGGQ, from the coding sequence ATGGCTGGTCAGGAGCGCGCTCGGGACCGTCGCGAGGACGACGAGCCGGTCGACGGGCCCGACGTCGAGCAGGTGACCGCCGCCGCGCAGCAGCGCGACGCCGAGGTCGACGCCCTCCTCGAGGAGATCGACGACGTCCTCGAGACCAACGCCGAGCAGTTCGTGCGCGGGTTCGTGCAGAAGGGCGGGCAGTGA
- the prcB gene encoding proteasome subunit beta encodes MPTDPLIPAGRLPGAFTTPGSSSFVDFLAQHAPDLLPGRRTPLPVGDVSPGTSAPHATTIVALSFAGGVVMAGDRRATMGSQIASRDIEKVFPADDYSAVGIAGTAGLAVELVRLFQLELEHYEKIEGTLLSLDGKANRLATMIRGNLGLALQGLAVVPLFAGYDLDRGAGRIFSYDVTGGRYEEHQHHSVGSGSVFARGSLKKLWRPGLDADDAVRVAVEALVDAADDDSATGGPDTSRRIWPVVATVTAAGYLRVPQDDLGEVVARVLADRAEQHARARAEEEPTR; translated from the coding sequence GTGCCGACGGACCCGCTGATCCCGGCGGGGCGGCTGCCCGGGGCGTTCACCACCCCCGGGTCGTCCTCCTTCGTCGACTTCCTCGCCCAGCACGCCCCGGACCTGCTGCCCGGGCGGCGCACCCCGCTGCCCGTCGGTGACGTGAGCCCCGGCACGAGCGCCCCGCACGCGACCACCATCGTCGCGCTGTCCTTCGCGGGCGGCGTCGTCATGGCCGGCGACCGGCGCGCCACCATGGGCTCGCAGATCGCCTCCCGGGACATCGAGAAGGTGTTCCCCGCCGACGACTACTCCGCCGTCGGCATCGCCGGCACCGCGGGGCTCGCCGTCGAGCTCGTCCGGCTGTTCCAGCTCGAGCTCGAGCACTACGAGAAGATCGAGGGCACCCTGCTCTCCCTCGACGGCAAGGCCAACCGGCTCGCCACCATGATCCGCGGCAACCTCGGCCTCGCCCTGCAGGGCCTCGCCGTCGTCCCGCTGTTCGCCGGCTACGACCTCGACCGGGGCGCCGGGCGGATCTTCTCCTACGACGTCACCGGCGGCCGGTACGAGGAGCACCAGCACCACAGCGTCGGCTCGGGCTCCGTGTTCGCCCGCGGCTCCCTCAAGAAGCTCTGGCGGCCCGGGCTCGACGCCGACGACGCCGTGCGCGTCGCCGTCGAGGCGCTCGTCGACGCCGCCGACGACGACTCCGCCACCGGTGGTCCCGACACGTCCCGGCGGATCTGGCCCGTCGTCGCCACCGTCACCGCCGCCGGCTACCTCCGGGTGCCGCAGGACGACCTCGGCGAGGTGGTGGCCCGCGTCCTGGCCGACCGCGCAGAGCAGCACGCCCGCGCCCGGGCAGAGGAGGAGCCGACGCGATGA
- the prcA gene encoding proteasome subunit alpha, which yields MSMPFYVSPEQLMKDRADYARKGIARGRSVVVLAYEDGIAFATENPSRALHKVSEIYDRIAFAAVGKYNEFENLRVAGVRYADLRGYSYDRRDVNARGLANAYAQTLGTVFTTESKPLEVEIVVAEVGVDAATDQIYRLSYDGSVADERGFVVMGGQAERLREEVAGAWTPGMPLAAVLQLAVRVLGAPADGADEDDRRVIPAAQLEVAVLDRTRPRRAFRRLSGVVLEDLLGSAAAPDLP from the coding sequence ATGAGCATGCCGTTCTACGTCTCGCCCGAGCAGCTGATGAAGGACCGGGCCGACTACGCGCGCAAGGGCATCGCCCGCGGCCGCTCCGTCGTCGTCCTGGCCTACGAGGACGGCATCGCCTTCGCCACCGAGAACCCGTCCCGCGCGCTGCACAAGGTCTCCGAGATCTACGACCGCATCGCGTTCGCCGCCGTCGGCAAGTACAACGAGTTCGAGAACCTGCGCGTCGCCGGCGTCCGGTACGCCGACCTGCGCGGCTACTCCTACGACCGGCGCGACGTCAACGCCCGTGGCCTCGCCAACGCGTACGCCCAGACCCTCGGTACCGTCTTCACCACCGAGTCCAAGCCGCTCGAGGTCGAGATCGTCGTCGCCGAGGTCGGCGTCGACGCCGCGACCGACCAGATCTACCGGCTGTCCTACGACGGCTCCGTCGCCGACGAGCGCGGGTTCGTCGTCATGGGCGGGCAGGCCGAGCGCCTGCGCGAGGAGGTCGCCGGCGCCTGGACGCCCGGCATGCCCCTCGCCGCCGTGCTCCAGCTCGCCGTCCGGGTGCTCGGTGCGCCCGCCGACGGGGCCGACGAGGACGACCGCCGCGTCATCCCCGCCGCCCAGCTCGAGGTCGCGGTCCTCGACCGCACGCGCCCGCGCCGCGCGTTCCGGCGCCTGTCCGGCGTGGTCCTCGAGGACCTGCTGGGCTCGGCCGCAGCACCCGACCTGCCCTGA
- the pafA gene encoding Pup--protein ligase produces the protein MDRRIFGLETEYGVTCAAEDGRGLSADEVARYLFRKVVAWGRSSNVFLRNGSRLYLDVGSHPEYATAECDDWRQLVTHDRAGERILEGLVADAQQRLEHEGLSGRIHLFKNNTDSAGNSYGCHENYLVRRQGDFSRLSDVLVPFLITRQILTGAGKVLATPRGAVFCLSQRADHIWESVSSATTRSRPIINTRDEPHADAEHYRRLHVIVGDSSMSETTTMLKVGSTDLVLRLVEAGLPMRDLTLENPIRAIREISHDVTGMHPVTLVSGRTVTAVDLQEEYLGRVQDWVTAETDATPEVKQVLELWERGLRALRTGDLSLVERELDWVIKYRLIERYRAKHGLDLSDVRVARMDLAYHDISRTEGLYNLLAQRGLVERVTTDVEVFEATSVPPQTTRAKLRGEFVQAAQEARRDYTVDWVHLKLNDQAQRTVLCKDPFRNVDDRVERLIESM, from the coding sequence ATGGACCGACGCATCTTCGGCCTGGAGACCGAGTACGGCGTCACCTGCGCCGCCGAGGACGGCCGCGGTCTGTCCGCCGACGAGGTCGCGCGCTACCTGTTCCGCAAGGTCGTCGCGTGGGGCCGCTCGTCGAACGTCTTCCTGCGCAACGGCTCCCGCCTGTACCTCGACGTCGGCTCCCACCCCGAGTACGCCACCGCCGAGTGCGACGACTGGCGCCAGCTCGTCACCCACGACCGCGCGGGGGAGCGGATCCTCGAGGGCCTCGTCGCCGACGCCCAGCAGCGGCTCGAGCACGAGGGTCTCTCCGGGCGGATCCACCTGTTCAAGAACAACACCGACTCCGCCGGCAACTCCTACGGCTGCCACGAGAACTACCTCGTCCGCCGGCAGGGCGACTTCTCCCGGCTGTCCGACGTCCTCGTGCCCTTCCTCATCACCCGGCAGATCCTCACCGGCGCCGGCAAGGTCCTCGCCACCCCGCGCGGCGCGGTCTTCTGCCTGTCCCAGCGCGCCGACCACATCTGGGAGTCCGTCTCCTCCGCCACCACCCGGTCCCGGCCCATCATCAACACCCGCGACGAGCCGCACGCCGACGCCGAGCACTACCGCCGGCTGCACGTCATCGTCGGCGACTCGTCCATGTCCGAGACGACCACCATGCTCAAGGTCGGCTCCACCGACCTCGTCCTGCGGCTCGTCGAGGCCGGGCTGCCGATGCGCGACCTCACCCTCGAGAACCCCATCCGGGCCATCCGCGAGATCAGCCACGACGTCACCGGCATGCACCCCGTGACCCTAGTGAGCGGGCGCACCGTCACCGCCGTCGACCTCCAGGAGGAGTACCTCGGCCGCGTCCAGGACTGGGTCACCGCGGAGACCGACGCCACCCCCGAGGTCAAGCAGGTGCTCGAGCTCTGGGAGCGGGGCCTGCGCGCCCTGCGCACCGGCGACCTGTCCCTCGTCGAGCGCGAGCTCGACTGGGTCATCAAGTACCGGCTCATCGAGCGGTACCGCGCCAAGCACGGCCTCGACCTGTCCGACGTCCGCGTCGCCCGCATGGACCTCGCGTACCACGACATCTCCCGCACCGAGGGCCTGTACAACCTGCTCGCCCAGCGCGGGCTCGTCGAGCGCGTCACCACCGACGTCGAGGTCTTCGAGGCCACCTCCGTGCCTCCGCAGACCACCCGCGCCAAGCTCCGCGGCGAGTTCGTCCAGGCCGCCCAGGAGGCCCGGCGCGACTACACCGTCGACTGGGTGCACCTCAAGCTCAACGACCAGGCCCAGCGCACCGTCCTGTGCAAAGACCCCTTCCGCAACGTCGACGACCGGGTGGAGCGGCTCATCGAGTCCATGTGA
- a CDS encoding FKBP-type peptidyl-prolyl cis-trans isomerase — protein sequence MRRLVAACAAAAMLLLAACSAQEPEPPEVVVTGDAGTAPTVTYRTPLSITEPSHEVVWPGTGPDLVEGRPVLLDFWLEDAADASLVKESYTSSPTPRLLTEEDLGKDLYATLSGQKVGARLLQLSPASDASASSYPTVTVLDVLPIRAAGEPVAPREGMPAVTLDDDGAPSLAPTGTEPPSDLVVQPLLRGTGAQVAEGDVITVQYTGFVWSTGEAFDSTWTNGSPNTFPLDDVPAWSEALVEQTVGSQVMVVVPPSYALGATQSEELQGQTIVFVIDLLATRAPAADGDDTGATDAPEGE from the coding sequence GTGCGACGACTCGTGGCCGCCTGCGCCGCCGCGGCGATGCTGCTGCTCGCGGCCTGCTCCGCGCAGGAACCGGAACCGCCGGAGGTCGTCGTGACCGGCGACGCCGGCACCGCACCCACCGTCACCTACCGCACCCCGCTCAGCATCACCGAGCCGAGCCACGAGGTCGTCTGGCCCGGCACCGGGCCCGATCTCGTCGAGGGGCGACCCGTCCTGCTCGACTTCTGGCTCGAGGACGCCGCCGACGCCTCCCTCGTCAAGGAGTCGTACACCTCCAGCCCGACCCCGCGGCTCCTCACCGAGGAGGACCTCGGCAAGGACCTGTACGCCACCCTCTCCGGCCAGAAGGTCGGCGCGCGCCTCCTCCAGCTGAGCCCCGCCTCCGACGCCAGCGCCTCGTCCTACCCGACCGTGACCGTGCTCGACGTCCTGCCCATCCGCGCCGCCGGCGAGCCCGTCGCCCCCCGCGAGGGCATGCCCGCCGTCACCCTCGACGACGACGGTGCCCCGTCCCTCGCGCCCACCGGCACCGAGCCGCCGTCCGACCTCGTCGTCCAGCCGCTCCTGCGCGGCACCGGCGCGCAGGTCGCCGAGGGCGACGTCATCACCGTCCAGTACACCGGCTTCGTGTGGTCCACCGGCGAGGCCTTCGACTCCACCTGGACCAACGGCAGCCCCAACACCTTCCCGCTCGACGACGTCCCCGCCTGGTCCGAGGCCCTCGTCGAGCAGACCGTCGGCAGCCAGGTCATGGTCGTCGTCCCGCCGTCCTACGCCCTCGGCGCCACCCAGAGCGAGGAGCTCCAGGGGCAGACCATCGTCTTCGTCATCGACCTCCTCGCCACCCGTGCCCCCGCGGCCGACGGCGACGACACGGGCGCCACCGACGCGCCGGAAGGGGAGTGA
- the hisF gene encoding imidazole glycerol phosphate synthase subunit HisF, whose protein sequence is MSVALRVIPCLDVDAGRVVKGVNFANLRDAGDPVELARRYDAEGADEVTFLDVSASSGDRETTYDVVRRTAEEVFVPLTVGGGVRSADDVDKLLRAGADKVGVNTAAIARPELIAEIAHRFGSQVLTLSVDARRVTGDTRTDSGYEVTTHGGRRGTGIDAVAWAVRAADLGAGEILLNSMDADGTEAGFDLDMLRDVRREVRIPLIASGGAGVVEHFAAAADAGADAVLAASVFHFGQLTVGQVKDHLRATGHTVR, encoded by the coding sequence GTGTCCGTCGCCCTCCGGGTCATCCCGTGCCTCGACGTCGACGCCGGCCGAGTGGTCAAGGGCGTCAACTTCGCGAACCTGCGTGACGCCGGCGACCCCGTCGAGCTCGCGCGCCGGTACGACGCCGAGGGCGCCGACGAGGTCACCTTCCTCGACGTCTCCGCGTCGTCCGGGGACCGCGAGACCACCTACGACGTCGTCCGCCGCACCGCCGAGGAGGTCTTCGTGCCCCTCACCGTCGGCGGCGGCGTCCGGTCCGCCGACGACGTCGACAAGCTCCTGCGCGCCGGCGCCGACAAGGTCGGCGTCAACACCGCGGCCATCGCCCGGCCCGAGCTCATCGCCGAGATCGCCCACCGGTTCGGCAGCCAGGTCCTCACCCTCTCCGTCGACGCCCGGCGCGTCACCGGCGACACCCGCACCGACTCCGGCTACGAGGTCACCACCCACGGCGGCCGCCGGGGGACCGGCATCGACGCCGTCGCCTGGGCAGTGCGGGCCGCCGATCTCGGCGCCGGGGAGATCCTGCTCAACTCCATGGACGCCGACGGCACCGAGGCGGGCTTCGACCTCGACATGCTGCGCGACGTCCGGCGCGAGGTGCGCATCCCGCTCATCGCCTCCGGCGGGGCGGGGGTCGTCGAGCACTTCGCCGCCGCCGCCGACGCCGGGGCCGACGCGGTGCTCGCGGCCAGCGTGTTCCACTTCGGGCAGCTCACCGTCGGCCAGGTCAAGGACCACCTGCGCGCCACGGGGCACACCGTCCGGTGA
- the coaE gene encoding dephospho-CoA kinase has product MQRIGLTGGIAAGKSVAAERLAARGAVLIDYDLLSRDAVAPGSAGLAAVAEAFGDGVLLSDGTLDRPALGAVVFADAEARERLNGIVHPVVRRLAAEREAAAATADPGAVVVHDVPLLVETGRADAFHLVVLVHTPAVLRVERLVRTRGFERDEAERRIAAQATDDERLAVADVVLDGSGAPEDLQQQVDALWDRLAAERHDEQEVDAP; this is encoded by the coding sequence ATGCAGCGCATCGGACTGACCGGGGGGATCGCGGCCGGCAAGTCGGTCGCGGCCGAGCGCCTCGCCGCGCGGGGCGCCGTCCTCATCGACTACGACCTGCTGTCCCGCGACGCCGTCGCGCCGGGATCCGCCGGGCTGGCGGCTGTCGCCGAGGCGTTCGGCGACGGCGTCCTCCTGTCCGACGGCACCCTCGACCGGCCCGCGCTCGGCGCGGTGGTCTTCGCCGACGCCGAAGCGCGCGAACGCCTCAACGGCATCGTGCACCCCGTCGTGCGCCGGCTCGCGGCCGAGCGGGAGGCCGCCGCCGCGACCGCCGATCCCGGCGCCGTCGTCGTGCACGACGTGCCGCTGCTCGTCGAGACGGGGCGCGCCGACGCGTTCCACCTCGTCGTCCTCGTGCACACCCCGGCCGTCCTGCGCGTCGAGCGACTCGTCCGGACCCGGGGTTTCGAGCGGGACGAGGCCGAGCGCCGCATCGCCGCCCAGGCCACGGACGACGAGCGCCTCGCCGTCGCCGACGTCGTCCTCGACGGCTCCGGCGCTCCCGAGGACCTGCAGCAGCAGGTCGACGCGCTGTGGGACCGACTCGCCGCCGAGCGCCACGACGAGCAGGAGGTGGACGCCCCGTGA